Proteins encoded together in one Desulfovibrio sp. Huiquan2017 window:
- a CDS encoding DUF697 domain-containing protein, producing MSKQMKNFLTVAGIIVLGAFLAFLYDCVTGLADFAGRINPALAPWVFWILLAAVGGSLAWWAAVLLVRPRPLLVHADPTPEEMAGFRRDLVKRLSKNRILRDSGVDVCDESGLELGLEVLRKRADEEIRSTAKRVFIGSAVSQNGRLDSLVVLFLISRLTWRISKLYAQRPHYRELVNLYVNIAVTSFLAGSIEEFGIEEYIHELMGPLVAGSALGVMPGAEAVAATVTSSILSGSTNALLAMRCGIVARNYMSLDLARRGAMRRSATLEAARMFMSISGETVTQVTKLLVKGSSKAVKGGAKKAFTSVGKGVSGAAGSVGRGVSGAAGAVGDGARSVGRGVKGSARTVVDGVDRTVDKVAGAAAGAVKRSAHTVRGAADGAGRLAKKAGQSVSGAAGTARGALRSVGRGARSVRDTVLRRKRRSGEAPEDG from the coding sequence ATGTCGAAACAGATGAAGAACTTCCTGACCGTGGCCGGGATCATCGTCTTGGGGGCTTTCCTCGCCTTTCTCTATGATTGCGTCACCGGACTGGCCGACTTCGCCGGACGGATTAATCCGGCGTTGGCCCCGTGGGTCTTCTGGATTTTACTGGCCGCGGTCGGCGGCTCCCTCGCCTGGTGGGCGGCCGTCCTGCTGGTCCGGCCCCGGCCGTTGCTGGTCCATGCCGACCCGACTCCCGAGGAGATGGCCGGGTTTCGCCGGGATCTGGTCAAGCGGCTGTCCAAGAACCGCATTCTCAGGGATTCCGGGGTGGACGTGTGCGACGAATCGGGGCTGGAATTGGGGCTCGAGGTGTTGCGCAAGCGGGCCGACGAGGAAATCCGCAGTACGGCCAAGCGGGTCTTCATCGGTTCGGCCGTGTCCCAGAACGGGCGGCTCGACTCCCTGGTGGTCCTTTTTCTCATCTCGCGCCTGACCTGGCGCATCTCCAAGCTCTATGCCCAGCGGCCGCACTACCGGGAGTTGGTCAACCTGTACGTGAATATCGCGGTAACCTCGTTCCTGGCGGGCTCCATCGAGGAATTCGGCATCGAGGAATACATCCACGAACTCATGGGCCCGCTGGTGGCCGGGTCCGCCCTGGGGGTCATGCCCGGGGCCGAGGCCGTGGCCGCCACCGTGACCAGCTCCATCCTGAGCGGCTCCACCAACGCTCTTTTGGCCATGCGTTGCGGCATCGTGGCCCGCAATTACATGAGTCTGGACCTGGCTCGGCGCGGGGCCATGCGTCGTTCGGCTACCCTGGAGGCGGCGCGCATGTTCATGTCCATCTCCGGTGAGACCGTGACCCAGGTGACCAAATTGCTGGTCAAGGGGTCTTCCAAGGCGGTCAAGGGCGGGGCCAAAAAGGCCTTCACCTCCGTGGGCAAGGGCGTGTCCGGCGCGGCCGGAAGCGTGGGGCGGGGCGTGTCCGGGGCCGCGGGGGCCGTGGGCGATGGCGCCAGGAGCGTGGGGCGCGGGGTCAAGGGTTCCGCCCGCACGGTGGTGGACGGCGTGGACCGCACCGTGGACAAGGTCGCGGGCGCGGCCGCCGGGGCGGTCAAGCGTTCGGCGCACACGGTGCGCGGTGCGGCGGACGGTGCCGGGCGGCTGGCGAAGAAGGCCGGGCAGTCCGTGTCCGGCGCGGCCGGGACGGCCCGGGGTGCGTTGCGGTCCGTGGGCCGGGGCGCGCGTTCGGTGCGTGATACGGTGCTGCGCCGGAAGAGGCGCTCGGGGGAAGCGCCGGAAGACGGCTAG
- a CDS encoding C40 family peptidase, producing MANRGTRRITTALGLLACALLLAACAGTAPAPAPPAEAVIRAEPASPRAAKVIRLARSLVGTPYKWGGISPATGFDCSGFIWYVYHRNGVDLPRISWRQLGTGTPVNRADIRPGDLVFHKVDKDGKSLHVGIVTDRGTFVHSPSSGRRVMESSLNSPFWMEHFLSARRVL from the coding sequence ATGGCAAACCGGGGAACCAGACGCATCACGACCGCGCTCGGCCTGTTGGCCTGCGCGCTCCTTCTGGCCGCCTGTGCCGGGACCGCCCCCGCTCCCGCCCCTCCGGCCGAAGCCGTGATCCGGGCCGAACCCGCCTCGCCCCGGGCGGCGAAAGTCATCCGCCTGGCCCGGTCGCTGGTCGGCACGCCCTACAAGTGGGGCGGCATCTCGCCCGCGACCGGCTTCGATTGTTCGGGATTCATCTGGTACGTATACCATCGGAATGGGGTGGACCTGCCGCGCATCTCCTGGCGGCAGCTCGGGACCGGTACGCCGGTCAATCGCGCCGACATCCGTCCCGGCGATCTCGTTTTCCACAAGGTGGACAAGGACGGCAAGTCCCTGCACGTGGGCATCGTCACCGACCGGGGCACGTTCGTGCACTCGCCCAGCTCAGGCAGGCGGGTCATGGAATCAAGCCTCAACTCGCCCTTCTGGATGGAACACTTCCTGAGCGCGCGGCGCGTGCTCTAG
- a CDS encoding BON domain-containing protein yields MHRNNLVLSLLMLLALGLFANGCTVYDVAVEERNVGDYANDEKIAFLIKKDFLADDLVKYLDFDASSYEGLVYIVGEYESRAQVDRAVKIAKSVDGVRSVTTYLLPKKADDSCGTTDNLELYAKIKNLLVQDKNVWSTNVEIKTVQCNVVLLGIVGSAAERDQIIAHAKSVAGVRSVKSFLRIKRG; encoded by the coding sequence ATGCACCGCAACAACCTTGTTCTTTCGCTCCTGATGCTCCTGGCCCTCGGCCTGTTCGCCAATGGCTGCACGGTTTACGACGTGGCCGTGGAGGAGCGAAATGTGGGCGATTACGCCAACGACGAAAAGATAGCCTTCCTCATCAAGAAGGACTTCCTGGCGGACGACCTGGTCAAATACCTGGATTTCGACGCATCGAGCTACGAGGGGCTGGTCTACATCGTGGGCGAGTACGAATCCCGCGCCCAGGTCGATCGGGCCGTCAAAATCGCCAAGTCCGTGGACGGCGTGCGCTCGGTGACCACCTACCTGCTGCCCAAGAAGGCCGACGACTCCTGCGGCACCACCGACAACCTGGAACTTTACGCCAAGATCAAGAACCTGCTCGTGCAGGACAAGAACGTCTGGTCCACCAACGTGGAGATCAAGACCGTGCAATGCAACGTGGTCCTGCTCGGCATCGTCGGTTCCGCCGCCGAGCGCGACCAGATCATCGCCCACGCCAAGTCCGTGGCTGGCGTACGCTCGGTCAAATCCTTCCTGCGGATCAAGCGCGGATAA
- a CDS encoding RluA family pseudouridine synthase, giving the protein MPETQFVVVTRAESGQKLLQFLERRLTGDVPRSAIQKWIRTGQVRVDKGRKKPFDRIESGQTVRIPPYSPGQGKTVSEAGELAIAYEDDTILAVAKPAGLAAHGGDGVDDSVTARLRAMYRDADFMPTLAHRLDRDTSGLLLAAKSYESLRELNDLFAGNGVAKVYLAWVDGRWNEPDGTLLEDVLEKCGAPGRERVRTGSGKTALARVAGLISSKDRSLVAVRLLTGRTHQIRVQLASRGHAVIGDGKYGKGSSRGPMRLHCYALRTGDRTIRLAPVWSGGWTVDREALQKALGLLFD; this is encoded by the coding sequence ATGCCGGAAACACAATTCGTCGTCGTCACGCGGGCCGAGTCGGGCCAGAAGCTGTTGCAATTTTTGGAGCGGCGGCTGACCGGCGACGTGCCGCGTTCGGCCATCCAGAAGTGGATCAGGACCGGACAGGTGCGCGTGGACAAGGGCCGCAAAAAGCCCTTTGACCGCATCGAATCCGGACAGACCGTGCGCATCCCGCCATACTCACCGGGGCAGGGAAAGACCGTATCCGAGGCCGGCGAACTGGCTATCGCCTATGAGGACGACACGATCCTGGCCGTCGCCAAGCCCGCCGGGCTGGCGGCCCACGGCGGCGACGGGGTGGATGACTCGGTCACAGCCCGGCTGCGGGCCATGTACCGGGACGCGGACTTCATGCCCACCCTGGCCCACCGGCTGGACCGCGACACCTCGGGCCTGCTTCTGGCGGCCAAAAGCTACGAGTCCCTGCGGGAACTCAACGACCTCTTCGCCGGAAACGGTGTGGCCAAGGTCTACCTGGCTTGGGTAGACGGGCGGTGGAACGAGCCGGACGGGACCCTGCTCGAAGACGTCCTGGAAAAGTGCGGCGCGCCGGGCAGGGAGCGGGTGCGCACCGGGTCGGGCAAAACGGCGCTGGCGCGGGTGGCCGGGCTGATTTCAAGCAAGGACCGGTCCCTGGTGGCCGTGCGTCTGCTCACCGGGCGCACGCACCAAATCCGGGTACAGCTCGCCTCGCGCGGACACGCGGTCATCGGTGACGGGAAATACGGCAAGGGATCGTCGCGCGGCCCCATGCGTCTGCACTGCTACGCGCTGCGCACCGGGGATCGGACCATCCGCCTGGCCCCGGTCTGGTCCGGCGGCTGGACCGTGGACCGCGAGGCCCTGCAAAAGGCCCTCGGCCTGCTCTTCGACTGA
- a CDS encoding DUF1318 domain-containing protein, translating to MRNKTLILTLVLALALCLAATSALAGALKDRIIARKPAVAALLADGTVGENNQGYLEFRGAKKQADVVAAENKDRATVYAAIAKKAGTTSALVGQRRAGKIAQQAKPGTWLQKPEGTWYRK from the coding sequence ATGCGCAATAAAACATTGATACTGACCCTCGTTCTGGCCCTGGCCCTATGCCTGGCCGCGACCTCGGCCTTGGCCGGGGCGCTCAAAGACCGGATCATCGCCCGCAAACCCGCCGTGGCCGCGCTGCTCGCCGATGGCACCGTGGGCGAGAACAACCAGGGCTACCTCGAATTCCGGGGAGCCAAAAAACAGGCCGACGTGGTAGCCGCCGAAAACAAGGACCGAGCCACGGTCTACGCGGCCATCGCCAAGAAAGCCGGGACCACCTCCGCACTGGTGGGCCAGCGGCGCGCGGGCAAGATCGCCCAGCAGGCCAAGCCCGGCACCTGGCTCCAGAAGCCCGAAGGGACCTGGTACCGAAAATAA
- a CDS encoding YdbH domain-containing protein translates to MAKSLGKTILKRTLLVLPWLLAAALAAGWWLTVWTPGYLERLVPRLAGGMGLELTEFHIRDAGLFSADIGPVRLGTGAKGLTLANVHVTYTPASLKAGRVLAVRLDGLRLACSWDGERFSLPVLDMLPQSGDGASAAGEASVPALPLDTLILRDAVLDGEFLGRKMAVPCNAEITPGQSLAFSADLTPRDQSIRVRGTLGPAPGDLSLSVAADALRLGAFDDFLPMPLDGTTRIEATAKVNLADPSRTTADFSLNLADADLRALGVTLAGETPVTVTGRLEEGEVRFSVSRVAMLSPYPASVSVPAGRMGTDDMTVQFSVAGAGVEMGGRFDAMRRTDGSGLWDVSLTAANPDRLVVHTTGRTIRLNGFIFSLHGAASQKSADVVLNCGTRGTGLDNTGFTSGPMRLTLPLQWPAPKSNTPGTVSLSGLALGKRRLGNVKARIRQQGTDLAYGGTLYTELLPGLRIPFSGTSSMIRNESDVTFKVAGYDLPETFDPGTLAPGLKGIGLTGTIRAEGGITVNERGVDSRAGLFLTHGRLALNEGGTVVDNIDLTYYTPDLFTLRSAPAQTLTFDSLKAGDIVLTKGKIVYQLESMGSVLVEQAGFRWCGGHISSRAFRIEPESREYAVTLFCSELKLSEILGQLGLATAKGEAALSGELPVTWKDGKISFNGGFLHSTPGEGGTIRVEAMQGLVDAIPEGTPERGQLELAREAVRDFDYKWVRIKADTVGEDLLVRLSVDGKPASTLPFLYKREFGGFVRVTGDVKGSNFQGLRLDVNFSVPLDRILLYKDITRMIE, encoded by the coding sequence ATGGCGAAATCCCTTGGCAAAACGATCCTGAAACGGACCCTGCTGGTCCTGCCCTGGCTGCTGGCGGCGGCGCTGGCAGCCGGGTGGTGGCTGACGGTCTGGACGCCGGGCTACCTGGAACGCCTGGTGCCCAGGCTGGCCGGGGGAATGGGGCTGGAACTCACGGAATTCCACATCCGCGACGCCGGGCTGTTTTCAGCGGACATCGGGCCGGTGCGATTGGGGACCGGAGCGAAAGGACTGACGCTGGCCAACGTGCACGTGACCTACACCCCGGCCTCGCTTAAGGCCGGACGGGTGCTCGCGGTCCGACTGGACGGGCTGCGCCTGGCCTGCTCCTGGGACGGCGAGCGGTTCAGCCTGCCGGTCCTCGACATGCTCCCCCAGTCCGGCGACGGCGCGAGCGCGGCGGGCGAGGCCTCGGTCCCGGCCCTGCCCCTGGACACGCTGATCCTGCGCGACGCGGTCCTGGACGGCGAATTCCTGGGCCGGAAGATGGCCGTGCCCTGCAACGCCGAGATCACGCCAGGCCAAAGCCTGGCCTTCTCGGCCGATCTGACGCCACGCGACCAGTCCATACGCGTGCGGGGAACCCTCGGCCCCGCTCCGGGCGACCTGTCCCTTTCGGTGGCGGCGGACGCATTGCGCCTGGGGGCCTTTGACGACTTCCTGCCCATGCCGTTGGACGGAACGACCCGCATCGAGGCCACGGCGAAGGTGAACCTGGCCGATCCGTCCCGGACCACGGCCGATTTCTCCCTGAACCTGGCCGACGCCGACTTGCGCGCCCTGGGCGTGACCCTGGCCGGAGAGACGCCCGTCACAGTGACCGGGCGCCTGGAAGAAGGCGAGGTCCGCTTCTCGGTCAGCCGCGTGGCCATGCTCTCGCCCTATCCCGCGTCCGTGAGCGTTCCGGCGGGCCGGATGGGCACGGACGATATGACCGTGCAATTCTCCGTGGCCGGGGCGGGCGTGGAGATGGGCGGCCGATTCGATGCCATGCGCAGAACCGACGGCAGCGGGCTGTGGGACGTGTCGCTCACGGCGGCCAATCCGGACAGACTGGTCGTCCACACCACGGGCCGAACCATCAGGCTCAACGGCTTCATCTTTTCCCTGCATGGCGCGGCGAGCCAGAAATCGGCGGATGTGGTCCTCAATTGCGGCACGCGCGGCACCGGGCTGGACAACACAGGCTTCACCTCGGGTCCCATGCGGCTGACCCTGCCGCTGCAATGGCCCGCGCCCAAGTCCAATACCCCCGGGACCGTCAGCCTGTCGGGGCTTGCGCTGGGCAAACGCAGGCTCGGCAACGTCAAGGCGCGGATCCGCCAACAGGGTACGGACCTGGCCTACGGCGGGACCCTGTACACCGAGCTTTTACCCGGCCTGCGGATACCCTTTTCCGGCACGTCCTCCATGATCCGCAACGAATCGGATGTGACCTTCAAGGTCGCGGGCTATGACCTGCCCGAGACCTTCGATCCGGGTACGCTTGCGCCGGGGCTCAAGGGCATCGGCTTGACCGGAACCATCCGGGCCGAAGGCGGCATCACCGTGAACGAGCGCGGCGTGGACAGCCGGGCCGGGCTCTTCCTGACCCACGGCAGGCTGGCCCTGAACGAAGGCGGCACGGTCGTGGACAACATCGACCTCACCTACTATACTCCAGACCTGTTCACCCTGCGCAGCGCCCCGGCCCAAACCCTGACCTTCGACTCCCTCAAGGCGGGCGACATCGTCCTGACCAAAGGCAAGATCGTTTACCAGTTGGAATCCATGGGCTCCGTTCTGGTGGAGCAGGCCGGGTTCCGCTGGTGCGGCGGCCACATCTCCAGCCGGGCCTTCCGCATCGAGCCCGAGTCCAGGGAATACGCGGTCACCCTGTTCTGCTCGGAGCTGAAGCTCTCGGAAATCCTGGGCCAGCTCGGGTTGGCCACGGCCAAGGGCGAGGCGGCCCTGTCGGGCGAGTTGCCCGTAACCTGGAAAGATGGAAAAATTTCGTTCAACGGCGGATTTTTGCACTCCACGCCGGGCGAAGGCGGAACCATCCGGGTGGAGGCCATGCAGGGCCTGGTGGACGCCATCCCCGAAGGCACGCCCGAGCGCGGCCAGTTGGAACTGGCGCGCGAAGCGGTCAGGGACTTCGATTACAAGTGGGTGCGCATCAAGGCGGATACCGTGGGCGAAGACCTGCTGGTGCGCCTGTCCGTGGACGGCAAGCCCGCCTCCACCCTGCCCTTCCTCTACAAGCGGGAATTCGGCGGGTTCGTGCGCGTGACGGGCGACGTCAAAGGATCCAATTTCCAGGGCCTCCGGCTGGACGTGAACTTCAGCGTACCGTTGGACCGGATTTTGCTGTATAAAGACATCACACGCATGATCGAATAG
- a CDS encoding TRAP transporter large permease, producing the protein MDPITTGILGTLLLLASIFLFRIPVAFAMGLIGFSGFAYILNWNAATGMLGTEMWNVFSNYGLTVIPLFILMGQICFYSGVNERLYKSAYAWMGQIKGGIAMTTVLACAGFAAICGSNSATAATMSTVALPEMKKFKYNPILSTGSVAAGATLGVVIPPSVVLIIIGLQTSQSIAGLFVGGMVPGVLLTGLFLGTIWYLCKRHPDWGPAGPKTTFAEKLRSLPGSIEMITLFILVMGGLFMGFFTPTEAGAAGAALALLIAVLSGQMNVEKFRLAVSDTLKISSMIMVIMLGAVIFGRFLAISRLPFETATWVAGLPIPPVVIIMVICLIYVIGGMVMDALALLLVTIPIFFPVVTAMGYDPVWFGVLITVVTTLGAITPPVGVNLFIVASMAPDVSMTDAFKGVAYFVAAYAICVALMLMVPELVTFLPSLM; encoded by the coding sequence ATGGACCCGATCACCACCGGCATTCTCGGCACCCTTCTGCTCCTGGCGTCCATCTTCCTGTTCCGCATCCCCGTGGCCTTCGCCATGGGCCTCATCGGCTTTTCCGGCTTCGCCTACATCCTCAATTGGAACGCGGCCACGGGCATGCTCGGCACCGAGATGTGGAACGTCTTTTCCAACTACGGGCTGACCGTCATTCCCCTGTTCATCCTCATGGGCCAGATCTGCTTCTACTCCGGCGTCAACGAGCGGTTGTACAAGTCCGCCTACGCCTGGATGGGCCAGATCAAAGGCGGCATCGCCATGACCACGGTCCTGGCCTGCGCCGGGTTCGCGGCCATCTGCGGGTCCAACTCGGCCACGGCCGCGACCATGTCCACCGTGGCCCTGCCCGAGATGAAGAAATTCAAGTACAACCCGATCCTGTCCACCGGCTCGGTGGCCGCGGGCGCGACGCTCGGCGTGGTCATTCCCCCCTCGGTGGTCCTGATCATCATCGGCCTGCAGACCAGCCAGTCCATCGCCGGACTGTTCGTGGGCGGGATGGTCCCCGGCGTCCTGCTGACCGGACTGTTCCTGGGGACCATCTGGTATCTGTGCAAACGCCACCCGGACTGGGGCCCGGCCGGACCGAAGACCACCTTTGCCGAGAAGCTTCGCTCCCTGCCCGGCTCCATCGAGATGATCACCCTGTTCATCCTGGTCATGGGCGGCCTGTTCATGGGTTTCTTCACCCCCACCGAAGCGGGCGCCGCAGGCGCGGCCCTGGCCCTGCTCATCGCGGTCCTGTCCGGACAGATGAACGTGGAGAAATTCCGGCTGGCCGTCAGCGACACCCTGAAAATCTCCTCCATGATCATGGTCATCATGCTCGGCGCGGTCATTTTCGGCCGCTTCCTGGCCATCTCCCGGCTGCCCTTCGAGACCGCCACCTGGGTGGCCGGACTGCCCATCCCGCCTGTGGTCATTATCATGGTCATCTGCCTGATCTACGTCATCGGCGGCATGGTCATGGACGCACTCGCCCTGCTGTTGGTGACCATCCCCATCTTCTTCCCCGTGGTCACGGCCATGGGCTACGACCCGGTCTGGTTCGGTGTGCTCATCACCGTGGTCACCACGCTGGGCGCCATCACCCCGCCCGTGGGCGTCAACCTGTTCATCGTCGCGTCCATGGCACCCGACGTCTCCATGACCGACGCCTTCAAGGGAGTGGCCTATTTCGTGGCCGCCTACGCCATCTGCGTGGCGCTCATGTTGATGGTGCCGGAACTGGTGACGTTCCTGCCGAGCCTGATGTAA
- a CDS encoding TRAP transporter small permease: MMRFLDRASELTAKALAVLAGVFLVSMMLLACANMVLRSVFGTPVQGTFELMGFLGAVVASFSLAFAQRRKAHIAVGILLSRFPAWFRRLADAATNGLSCGFFLLAGIETWKWALFLVQTGEVSETLQIVFHPFVFASAAGCLALAFVLAVDTLKVLTREKAA; this comes from the coding sequence ATGATGCGATTTCTCGACCGCGCCAGCGAACTGACGGCCAAGGCTTTGGCCGTGCTCGCTGGCGTATTTCTCGTTTCCATGATGCTGCTGGCCTGCGCCAACATGGTCCTGCGGTCCGTCTTCGGTACGCCGGTCCAGGGCACCTTCGAACTGATGGGCTTTCTCGGCGCGGTGGTAGCCTCCTTTTCCCTGGCCTTCGCCCAACGGCGCAAGGCGCACATCGCCGTGGGCATCCTGCTTTCCCGCTTTCCGGCCTGGTTCCGGCGGCTGGCCGATGCGGCCACCAACGGGCTGTCCTGCGGCTTTTTCCTCCTGGCGGGCATCGAGACCTGGAAATGGGCCCTGTTCCTGGTTCAAACCGGCGAGGTTTCCGAGACCCTCCAGATCGTCTTCCATCCCTTCGTGTTCGCTTCGGCCGCCGGGTGCCTCGCCCTGGCCTTCGTCCTGGCCGTGGACACGCTCAAGGTCCTGACCCGGGAAAAGGCGGCGTAA
- a CDS encoding TRAP transporter substrate-binding protein yields MRKPMTVLAACLAWLCLMAATALAGTMVTYANFPPSKTFPCVQMERWKAEVEKRTGGALTVQTFPGSTLLGAKNMLRGVQTGQADIGCISIAYYPGVFPLMSAVNLPVAFTSTEAASLTMWDLFQKYQPEEFKDVKVLTLFTSAPSQIMSKEPVKTLADLKGMPLRASGSILRVLSGLGAQGVGMPMSETPEALQKGVVKGLVSSFDVLKDFNFAESCRHETITNLPVYPFAVIMNKAKWESLPGDVKEVLDDLARDQAQWTGRYLDAHINDSLDWSREKYQVEVHALTPAEHAEIRKLGQPLVEAWKAECAKAGIDADAVLEDLLNLQAKYESL; encoded by the coding sequence ATGCGAAAACCGATGACCGTGCTGGCCGCCTGTCTGGCCTGGCTCTGCCTCATGGCGGCCACGGCCCTGGCCGGAACCATGGTGACCTATGCCAACTTCCCGCCCTCCAAGACCTTCCCCTGCGTCCAGATGGAGCGTTGGAAGGCCGAGGTGGAGAAGCGCACCGGCGGCGCATTGACCGTCCAGACCTTTCCCGGCTCCACCCTGCTCGGGGCCAAGAACATGCTGCGCGGCGTGCAGACCGGTCAGGCCGACATCGGTTGCATCTCCATTGCCTATTATCCCGGCGTATTCCCGCTCATGTCCGCGGTCAACCTGCCCGTGGCCTTCACCTCCACCGAGGCGGCCAGCCTGACCATGTGGGACCTCTTCCAAAAATACCAGCCCGAGGAGTTTAAGGACGTCAAGGTCCTGACCCTGTTCACCTCGGCCCCGTCCCAGATCATGAGCAAGGAGCCGGTCAAGACCCTGGCCGATCTCAAGGGCATGCCCCTGCGCGCCTCGGGCTCCATCCTGCGCGTGCTGAGCGGCCTGGGCGCCCAGGGCGTGGGAATGCCCATGTCCGAGACCCCCGAAGCCCTGCAAAAGGGCGTGGTCAAAGGGTTGGTATCCTCCTTCGACGTGCTCAAGGACTTCAACTTCGCCGAGAGCTGCCGCCACGAGACCATCACCAACCTGCCGGTCTATCCCTTTGCCGTGATCATGAACAAGGCCAAATGGGAATCCCTGCCCGGCGACGTGAAGGAGGTCCTCGACGACCTGGCCCGCGATCAGGCCCAGTGGACCGGCCGGTACCTGGACGCCCACATCAACGACTCCCTGGACTGGTCCCGGGAAAAGTACCAGGTGGAGGTCCACGCGCTGACCCCGGCCGAACACGCCGAGATCAGGAAACTGGGCCAGCCCCTGGTGGAGGCCTGGAAGGCCGAATGCGCCAAGGCGGGCATCGATGCCGACGCGGTGCTCGAAGACCTGCTCAATCTTCAGGCCAAATACGAATCCCTGTAA
- a CDS encoding VCBS repeat-containing protein, with protein sequence MARKPVITVLTALAATLLLALPAMAQGAKTYAVLPFVYNGPQKYEYFSRAVQASLENDLEWLGHAEPSTKSLKSVTVPKDKGAALNALRGMGVDYLMYGEIAILDTKAHLRIDAVSADGKSWQKKGEVDIDQMTGWLDSQARVIQGDVFNRPGYGTVEKAQVEKNTMQAAAPSDSPFLTGDGKPFQAAALNPQFRYEGGTETTGRWRSQTLPFYSFGMYVADGDADGRNELFVLQESAISAYRFKEGKLQHLNTFELPANVMSVRLEVADLNRDGLPEFIIGAYQFENQGGIRAPRGTPRSSILTFEGGKFKYLVKKVDRFLGVLRLPPTYMPILVAQKKGQRDLFDKHITEAFIKGDSIEIGQSIPVPPFANVYNLTYLPDGLGYKCIVISNSHKMLVYSQSFERLYESDETYSSSGVVIETADKMVGMGGGPTEEHGIVYNIPIRGLAAPLTSDKHYELLVNKDLSATAQIFKNYKYFTQGEIHSLVYDQVGMNLAWKTRRIKGQVADLALADLNNDGNKQLCVLVNTFTGYGYGNRKTLVLAYDLNAK encoded by the coding sequence ATGGCAAGAAAACCCGTCATCACCGTCTTGACCGCCCTCGCGGCGACTCTGCTCCTGGCCCTTCCGGCCATGGCCCAGGGAGCCAAGACCTATGCGGTCCTCCCGTTCGTCTACAATGGTCCCCAGAAATACGAATACTTTTCCAGAGCGGTCCAGGCCAGCCTGGAAAACGATCTGGAATGGCTCGGACACGCCGAGCCGTCCACCAAGAGCCTGAAATCCGTGACCGTGCCCAAGGACAAGGGCGCGGCGCTGAATGCCCTGCGCGGCATGGGCGTCGACTATCTCATGTACGGCGAGATCGCCATTCTCGACACCAAGGCGCATTTGCGCATCGACGCGGTTTCCGCCGACGGCAAGTCCTGGCAAAAGAAGGGCGAGGTGGACATCGACCAGATGACGGGATGGCTGGACTCCCAGGCCAGAGTCATTCAGGGCGACGTCTTCAACCGCCCGGGCTATGGCACGGTGGAAAAGGCGCAGGTGGAAAAGAACACGATGCAGGCCGCGGCGCCCTCCGACAGCCCGTTCCTGACCGGAGACGGCAAGCCGTTCCAGGCGGCCGCCCTCAACCCGCAGTTCCGCTATGAAGGCGGCACCGAGACCACCGGCCGGTGGAGAAGCCAGACCCTGCCCTTCTACTCCTTCGGCATGTACGTCGCCGACGGCGATGCCGACGGCCGCAACGAACTGTTCGTCCTCCAGGAATCGGCCATCTCGGCCTACCGTTTCAAAGAAGGCAAGCTCCAGCACCTGAACACCTTCGAGCTGCCCGCCAACGTCATGAGCGTGCGCCTCGAAGTGGCGGACCTCAACCGCGACGGCCTGCCCGAATTCATCATCGGCGCCTATCAGTTCGAGAACCAGGGCGGCATCCGCGCCCCGCGCGGCACCCCCCGCTCCAGCATCCTGACCTTCGAGGGGGGCAAGTTCAAATACCTGGTCAAGAAGGTGGACCGCTTCCTCGGCGTGCTCCGCCTCCCGCCGACCTACATGCCCATCCTGGTGGCCCAGAAAAAAGGCCAGCGCGACCTCTTCGACAAGCACATCACCGAGGCATTCATCAAGGGCGACAGCATCGAAATCGGCCAATCCATCCCGGTTCCGCCCTTCGCCAACGTCTACAACCTGACCTACCTGCCCGACGGACTGGGCTACAAATGCATCGTCATCAGCAACAGCCACAAGATGCTGGTCTACAGCCAGAGCTTCGAACGCCTCTACGAAAGTGACGAAACCTACAGCAGCTCCGGCGTGGTCATCGAGACCGCCGACAAAATGGTCGGCATGGGCGGCGGCCCGACCGAAGAGCACGGCATCGTCTACAACATTCCCATCCGGGGCCTGGCCGCACCGCTGACCTCCGACAAGCACTACGAACTGCTGGTCAACAAGGATCTGTCCGCCACGGCACAGATTTTCAAGAACTACAAATACTTCACTCAGGGAGAGATCCACTCGCTGGTCTACGACCAAGTGGGCATGAACCTGGCCTGGAAGACCCGGCGCATCAAGGGCCAAGTCGCGGACTTGGCCCTGGCCGATCTGAACAATGACGGCAACAAGCAGTTGTGCGTGCTGGTCAACACCTTCACGGGCTACGGCTACGGCAACCGCAAGACCCTGGTCCTGGCCTACGATCTGAACGCCAAATAG